One window of Treponema denticola genomic DNA carries:
- the metK gene encoding methionine adenosyltransferase yields MKNDISYFTSESVSEGHPDKLCDQISDAVLDACLKDDPESHVACETFASTALVLVGGEITTNTYVDIQEIARTIAQEIGYTNTDFGLDCHSMAVMNMIHSQSPDISQGVDGTGLDEYKGQQGAGDQGMMFGFACKETPELMPAPIMFSHSVLRYAAKLRKEKVIPWLRPDSKTQITVKYEGFKPIKIDTVVLSHQHYPDVQYDELKDSLINKVIKPVLEPTGLLADDTKYFINPTGRFVIGGPFGDTGLTGRKIIVDTYGGMGRHGGGAFSGKDPSKVDRSAAYMARYIAKNVVAADLARRCEVQLAYAIGVPFPVAVRVDTFGTGEVPEEKIEKAIKEVFDMSPAGIIKTLDLKRPIYKETAAYGHFGRPEFSWEKTDKTEALKKAIK; encoded by the coding sequence AAGCGAGGGACATCCCGATAAGCTCTGCGATCAAATTTCGGATGCAGTTTTAGATGCATGTTTAAAAGATGATCCTGAAAGCCATGTAGCCTGTGAAACATTTGCATCTACCGCCTTGGTCCTTGTAGGTGGAGAGATAACCACAAACACCTATGTAGATATTCAAGAGATTGCGCGTACTATAGCTCAAGAAATCGGCTATACAAATACCGATTTCGGTTTGGACTGCCATTCTATGGCAGTTATGAATATGATTCACTCACAATCCCCCGACATTTCGCAAGGGGTAGACGGTACGGGGCTTGATGAATATAAGGGCCAGCAGGGGGCCGGGGATCAGGGTATGATGTTCGGTTTTGCCTGCAAGGAAACTCCTGAACTGATGCCTGCTCCCATTATGTTTTCGCACTCGGTTTTACGCTATGCTGCAAAGCTCAGAAAGGAAAAGGTTATTCCTTGGCTCAGGCCCGATTCAAAAACCCAGATTACCGTAAAATATGAGGGCTTTAAGCCTATCAAGATAGACACGGTTGTTCTTTCTCATCAGCACTATCCCGATGTTCAATATGATGAGTTAAAGGATTCCCTGATAAACAAGGTTATTAAGCCTGTTTTAGAGCCCACCGGACTTTTGGCAGATGATACCAAGTATTTTATCAATCCTACAGGACGCTTTGTTATAGGAGGCCCATTTGGTGATACAGGTCTTACAGGAAGAAAAATAATCGTAGATACCTACGGCGGAATGGGGAGACATGGAGGAGGCGCTTTTTCGGGTAAGGATCCGTCAAAAGTTGACCGCTCTGCTGCCTACATGGCCCGATACATTGCAAAAAACGTAGTAGCTGCAGACCTTGCACGCCGCTGCGAAGTTCAGCTGGCCTATGCAATCGGCGTTCCATTCCCTGTTGCCGTAAGAGTTGACACCTTCGGTACGGGTGAAGTTCCTGAAGAAAAAATAGAAAAGGCAATAAAAGAGGTTTTTGATATGTCTCCTGCAGGTATTATAAAGACTCTGGATTTAAAGCGTCCCATCTATAAAGAAACGGCAGCCTACGGACATTTCGGCCGCCCCGAATTCTCATGGGAAAAAACCGACAAGACGGAAGCTCTAAAGAAGGCGATTAAATAA
- a CDS encoding hexokinase family protein yields the protein MKEIDDFFKRNNFDYKIDIEYATSILLEDMKKGLESEAESVSSMDMIPLWKNLPTDIPKEKKVIIIDAGGTNFRAGIVYFDKKGMPEILSFFKHPMPALDREMTNEEFFDSIAEYLEPLKDESDMISFCFSYAIKIFPDGGGQAIKLSKEIKLPHIGDCKINEGLLQALSRKGWKKIKKIIMVNDTAAVLQSGIFSETDDQSFDSHIGFVLGTGLNSAYIEYGKIEKLKSTEFYDKPQIIVCESGKCNKIPQSKFDKILSENSNLKNEYFLERMCSGRYLGELCSIALRVGAAEGIFSPQVNKMLLNSCDFSTEEISLFLKEQNHDKNIFSGIIEAHSVSEDYVKIYSICKCFFERAGRLSAAVIAAACIKTGKGKSQDKPICISADGSMFLKGFLIKERIFKSLHTCLTEKKGIYFVLKTNDEAVTLGTALAAFLN from the coding sequence ATGAAAGAGATAGACGATTTTTTTAAGAGAAATAATTTTGATTATAAAATTGATATCGAATATGCAACTTCAATCCTTTTGGAAGATATGAAAAAGGGCTTGGAAAGCGAAGCTGAGTCTGTTTCTTCTATGGATATGATTCCCTTATGGAAAAACCTCCCCACCGACATCCCCAAGGAGAAAAAGGTAATAATCATCGATGCCGGAGGTACTAATTTTAGGGCCGGCATTGTCTATTTTGACAAAAAAGGAATGCCCGAAATTCTTTCTTTTTTTAAACATCCTATGCCCGCTCTTGACAGGGAAATGACTAATGAAGAATTTTTTGACAGCATTGCAGAATACTTAGAGCCTTTAAAAGATGAGTCTGATATGATTTCTTTTTGCTTTTCCTATGCAATAAAGATTTTTCCCGATGGCGGTGGACAGGCTATTAAACTTTCAAAAGAAATAAAGCTGCCTCATATCGGCGACTGTAAAATAAATGAGGGGCTTTTGCAAGCCTTATCTCGTAAGGGTTGGAAAAAAATAAAAAAAATTATAATGGTAAACGATACCGCCGCAGTTCTTCAATCCGGAATTTTTTCTGAGACCGACGATCAGAGCTTTGACTCTCACATAGGCTTTGTTCTAGGAACGGGTCTAAATTCTGCATATATCGAATACGGAAAAATTGAAAAACTCAAAAGTACCGAATTTTACGATAAACCTCAAATAATCGTATGCGAGTCGGGGAAGTGCAATAAGATTCCTCAAAGTAAATTCGATAAAATCTTATCCGAAAATTCCAATTTAAAAAACGAGTATTTTTTAGAAAGAATGTGTTCAGGACGATATCTTGGAGAGCTTTGTTCCATCGCTTTAAGGGTGGGTGCTGCCGAAGGAATTTTTTCGCCGCAGGTCAACAAGATGCTTTTAAATTCCTGTGATTTTTCAACTGAAGAAATTTCTTTGTTTTTAAAGGAACAAAATCACGATAAAAATATTTTTTCCGGTATAATCGAAGCTCATTCGGTTTCGGAAGACTATGTTAAAATCTATTCCATCTGTAAATGTTTTTTTGAGAGAGCCGGAAGGCTTTCAGCTGCCGTAATTGCTGCCGCCTGTATAAAAACCGGTAAAGGTAAATCGCAGGATAAGCCTATCTGTATAAGTGCCGACGGCTCAATGTTTTTAAAAGGTTTTTTGATTAAAGAAAGAATCTTTAAGAGTTTACACACCTGTTTAACCGAAAAAAAAGGAATTTACTTTGTTCTTAAAACAAACGATGAGGCTGTAACCTTGGGTACGGCTCTTGCAGCTTTTTTAAATTAA
- the yedE gene encoding YedE family putative selenium transporter, whose protein sequence is MKKHLMVIVTGAVIGIAALVLVRFGNPGNMGFCIACFLRDIAGALKLHNAGVVQYMRPEVIGLIIGAFVLAFVKKEFKPRGGSAAFTRFTLGFFVMIGALVFLGCPLRMFLRLGAGDLNAIFGLVGFIVGIVIGIFFLNKNFSLSRAHNQSKQEGVIPIIFMIVFFVLLVGFPSALAFSEKGPGSMKAPIFLALAIGLVVGGLAQRSRMCTVGGIRDAIMLKDFHLLWGSLSILVTVAAGSLILGKFNLSFAGQPVAHTDGLWNALGMVLVGWASVLLGGCPLRQLILTGEGNSDSAITVVGLIAGAAFAHNFGLASSGKGPTSAGMIAVGVGLILTAFVSIYYSLKNK, encoded by the coding sequence ATGAAAAAACATCTCATGGTTATTGTTACAGGTGCCGTGATCGGTATTGCGGCCCTCGTATTGGTTAGGTTCGGAAATCCGGGAAACATGGGTTTTTGTATTGCATGTTTTTTGCGGGACATTGCCGGTGCCTTAAAACTGCATAATGCAGGAGTTGTTCAGTATATGAGACCTGAGGTAATCGGTCTTATAATCGGTGCCTTTGTACTGGCCTTTGTAAAAAAAGAATTTAAGCCGAGAGGCGGTTCAGCTGCATTTACCCGATTTACTCTAGGTTTCTTTGTTATGATAGGAGCCTTAGTATTCTTGGGCTGTCCTTTAAGAATGTTTTTACGCTTAGGTGCAGGAGATTTAAATGCAATTTTCGGTTTGGTAGGCTTTATTGTAGGAATTGTAATCGGTATCTTCTTCTTAAATAAAAATTTTTCTCTTAGCAGGGCTCATAATCAATCAAAGCAGGAAGGCGTAATTCCTATAATCTTTATGATCGTCTTCTTTGTCCTTTTGGTTGGCTTCCCCTCAGCTCTCGCTTTTAGCGAAAAAGGCCCCGGCTCTATGAAGGCTCCGATTTTCTTGGCCTTGGCTATCGGTCTTGTTGTAGGCGGTCTTGCTCAAAGAAGCCGAATGTGTACTGTGGGCGGAATTCGAGATGCAATCATGCTTAAAGATTTTCACCTATTGTGGGGAAGCCTTTCTATTTTGGTAACTGTTGCAGCAGGTTCGTTAATTTTAGGTAAGTTCAATTTAAGTTTTGCCGGTCAGCCCGTAGCCCACACAGACGGCTTATGGAATGCTCTCGGAATGGTTTTAGTCGGCTGGGCAAGCGTTCTCTTGGGCGGCTGTCCTTTAAGGCAGCTCATATTGACAGGTGAAGGAAACAGCGACTCAGCAATTACCGTTGTAGGTCTTATCGCAGGTGCAGCCTTTGCCCATAACTTCGGTCTGGCTTCTTCCGGTAAGGGACCGACAAGTGCAGGAATGATAGCTGTTGGTGTAGGTTTGATTCTTACAGCTTTTGTAAGTATCTATTATTCTTTGAAAAATAAATAA
- a CDS encoding sulfurtransferase TusA family protein, with translation MSDIIVDARGLACPEPVVLTKKALAVNSTFVVLVDNETSKENIKRFCDNAKAKTKIEPSDDGWKIAVSK, from the coding sequence ATGTCTGATATTATTGTAGATGCTAGAGGGCTTGCTTGCCCGGAGCCTGTGGTTTTAACCAAAAAAGCTCTTGCTGTAAATTCCACCTTCGTTGTGTTGGTAGATAATGAAACATCAAAAGAAAATATAAAACGCTTTTGCGATAATGCAAAGGCTAAAACAAAGATTGAACCGAGTGATGACGGCTGGAAAATTGCCGTATCAAAATAA
- a CDS encoding DUF3343 domain-containing protein — MKEYLITFHTHYDSLVCMRAVNKTDNAKTGELTAKLVPVPRSVSSSCGTALKLIFEEGLAFDKDYFSQFDYDAFYYLSEDSKYVEV, encoded by the coding sequence ATGAAAGAGTATTTAATCACCTTTCATACACATTATGATTCTCTTGTCTGCATGAGGGCCGTGAATAAAACGGATAATGCTAAGACAGGAGAGTTGACTGCAAAACTTGTTCCGGTGCCGCGCTCTGTAAGTTCAAGCTGCGGTACTGCATTAAAATTAATTTTTGAAGAAGGCCTTGCTTTTGATAAAGATTATTTTAGTCAATTTGATTACGATGCTTTTTATTATTTAAGTGAAGATAGTAAGTATGTTGAAGTGTGA